The Streptomyces clavuligerus genome includes a region encoding these proteins:
- a CDS encoding LLM class flavin-dependent oxidoreductase codes for MKFSYAMLPDHPLDEALTTIELADDLGFYACYATDETWHKDLWVLFAAAASRTNSIRFGPSVSPVLLREPSHLAQALATLDELSGGRAEAALSCGNAGLLEQYRIPLKGQKPLSRTKEALHVVRTLLDEGTITFDGEFFSYDGLFTFARPVQERLPLKLGAMRGPLSFEAAGEFSDGCHHALSYTREAYEYMVRHLTIGAERAGKDVSSLDIGAWVVFATSMDGDAAREAARSMVGIYASAMPDDQLRRNGVDPEELRPAIEAIRAGDLARGIELTSPEVTERLSVSGTPAECAEKIKTQLAAAGVNHTICAVTDRTLVRAFTGRHLPQVPGAAEQLRLIHDHIMPAFA; via the coding sequence ATGAAATTCAGCTATGCGATGCTACCCGACCACCCGCTCGACGAGGCCCTGACGACCATCGAACTCGCCGACGATCTGGGCTTCTACGCCTGTTACGCGACGGACGAGACCTGGCACAAGGACCTGTGGGTCCTCTTCGCCGCGGCGGCCTCCCGGACGAACAGCATCCGCTTCGGCCCCAGTGTCTCCCCCGTTCTGCTCCGTGAGCCGAGCCATCTGGCCCAGGCCCTGGCCACGCTCGACGAACTCTCCGGTGGCCGGGCCGAAGCGGCCCTCTCCTGCGGGAACGCCGGTCTGCTGGAGCAGTACCGGATTCCGCTGAAGGGCCAGAAGCCGCTCTCCCGCACCAAGGAAGCACTCCATGTGGTGCGGACCCTGCTGGACGAGGGGACGATCACGTTCGATGGCGAGTTCTTCTCGTACGACGGTCTGTTCACCTTTGCCCGTCCGGTGCAGGAGCGGTTGCCGCTGAAGCTCGGCGCGATGCGCGGCCCCCTCTCCTTCGAGGCCGCAGGGGAGTTCTCGGACGGCTGTCACCACGCCCTCAGCTACACCCGTGAGGCGTACGAGTACATGGTGCGGCATCTGACGATCGGCGCCGAGCGCGCGGGGAAGGACGTCTCCTCGCTCGACATCGGCGCCTGGGTCGTCTTCGCCACGTCGATGGACGGGGACGCGGCGCGGGAGGCCGCCCGCAGCATGGTCGGCATCTACGCCTCCGCGATGCCCGACGACCAGCTTCGGCGCAACGGGGTCGACCCCGAGGAGCTGCGGCCCGCCATCGAGGCCATCCGGGCCGGGGACCTGGCCAGGGGTATCGAGCTGACCTCGCCCGAGGTGACGGAGCGGCTGTCGGTCTCGGGCACCCCGGCCGAGTGCGCCGAGAAGATCAAGACGCAGCTCGCGGCGGCGGGCGTCAATCACACGATCTGCGCGGTGACCGACCGGACGCTGGTACGGGCCTTCACCGGGCGGCACCTCCCGCAGGTGCCGGGTGCGGCGGAACAGCTCCGGCTGATCCACGACCACATCATGCCCGCCTTCGCCTGA
- a CDS encoding helix-turn-helix domain-containing protein: MSRAAEETNRRMLRARDAMDRAYAEPLDVPALARIAHVSEAHFTRTFRATFGETPHRYLQRRRVERAMFLLRESDRSVTDICFAVGFGSTGTFSRTFRDIVGRSPRQYRRDMAAASVVPTCFTMAWTRPSGTGAGTSTGAGTGTPGPSA; encoded by the coding sequence GTGAGTCGTGCCGCTGAAGAGACCAACCGCAGAATGCTCCGGGCCCGGGACGCCATGGACCGCGCCTACGCCGAGCCCTTGGACGTACCCGCCCTGGCGAGGATCGCGCATGTGTCCGAGGCACACTTCACCCGTACATTCCGAGCCACGTTCGGCGAGACACCGCACCGCTATCTCCAGCGCCGCCGGGTCGAACGGGCCATGTTTCTGCTCAGGGAGTCCGACCGCAGTGTGACGGACATCTGTTTCGCGGTGGGCTTCGGGAGCACCGGGACCTTCAGCCGTACGTTCCGCGACATCGTCGGCCGCTCCCCGCGCCAGTACCGCAGGGACATGGCGGCGGCGTCGGTCGTGCCGACCTGTTTCACGATGGCGTGGACACGGCCGTCCGGCACCGGAGCCGGTACGAGCACCGGCGCCGGCACCGGTACCCCGGGGCCGTCGGCCTGA
- a CDS encoding glycoside hydrolase family 25 protein, whose translation MTVNGVDVSAYQPTYATKGLDFVFVKATEGHTWTSPVQGKQVTAARDAGTVVGFYHFLWPGDIGAQAAHFVGQCASRPGDILACDWETTSDGTAASCAEKDAFLAEVKRLRPGLRTVLYCNTDFWHHRDTTSHCGDGLWIADVTTAGHPRVTHPWTFHQYSSAGGIDRDVADFADRAALRAWAAEPPTGATP comes from the coding sequence ATGACCGTCAATGGAGTGGATGTTTCGGCGTACCAGCCGACGTATGCGACCAAGGGTCTCGACTTTGTCTTTGTCAAGGCCACCGAAGGCCACACCTGGACGAGTCCGGTCCAGGGCAAGCAGGTCACCGCCGCGCGGGACGCGGGCACCGTCGTCGGCTTCTACCACTTCCTGTGGCCCGGTGACATCGGTGCCCAGGCGGCGCACTTCGTCGGGCAGTGCGCGAGCCGCCCCGGGGACATCCTGGCCTGCGACTGGGAGACCACCAGCGACGGCACCGCCGCGAGCTGCGCGGAGAAGGACGCCTTCCTCGCCGAGGTGAAGCGCCTCCGGCCGGGGCTGCGCACGGTGCTGTACTGCAACACCGACTTCTGGCACCACCGCGACACCACCTCCCACTGCGGCGACGGGCTGTGGATCGCCGACGTCACCACGGCGGGCCACCCGCGCGTCACCCACCCGTGGACGTTCCACCAGTACAGCTCGGCGGGCGGCATCGACCGGGACGTCGCCGACTTCGCCGACCGGGCGGCCCTGCGGGCCTGGGCGGCTGAGCCGCCGACCGGCGCCACCCCCTGA